In Hevea brasiliensis isolate MT/VB/25A 57/8 chromosome 13, ASM3005281v1, whole genome shotgun sequence, a single genomic region encodes these proteins:
- the LOC131172079 gene encoding putative receptor protein kinase ZmPK1, giving the protein MATPFILIVFCLITSPPSASSSSSTHHNDYITLNEGSSLSVERPDHVLISPNAIFTAGFYPVGENAYSFAIWFTEPSCSNCRTVVWMANRDAPINGRNSKLSLLKTGNLILTDAGKSVVWASNTFSLSSSSLQLYDTGNLVLITTTNRVILWQSFDAPTDTLLPLQPLNRDSLLVSSRSLTNFSSGFYKLAFDDDNVLRLVYDGPEVSSAFWPAHWLLSREAGRSSYNSSRIALLDAFGNFISSDNFTFFSADYGVQLQRRLTLDFDGNLRLYSRENENGSWVISWQAFAQPCKIHAACGPNSVCKYVPSFGRKCSCLPGYKIKNPADWSLGCEPEILVSSVETEVIFIRLPHVEMYGYDFGYFENYTLEMCKEVCLRRYDCKGFALKYVFQNHPDNVPYCFPKLQLLNGYTTPNFRGDFYLKVPKTSPYKDWSAKELTLDCPAEATKQLERRYVKTDGNRSEKFLLGFVTTVGIVEILAMVLVWLYFIGSRQKRDATSEDYFLVATGFRRFTYSELKAATRNFSEEIGRGATGIVYKGILDDQRVAAIKRLHDASEGKAEFLAEVSTVGKLNHMNLIEMWGYCADEKHRLLVYENMEKGSLAKNLSSMELDWKKRFKIALGTAKGLAYLHEECLEWVLHCDVKPQNILLDANYEPKLSDFGLSRLLSRGHELHKSSFSMIRGTRGYMAPEWIFNLPITSKVDVYSYGVVVLEMVTGRSPSMADNGGEVEHKTLVEWVKEKKHGASARSSYWVEEITNPATGTDYDRKKLEGLIGVALKCVEESKDARPTMNQVL; this is encoded by the coding sequence ATGGCTACTCCTTTCATCTTGATTGTTTTCTGTCTGATTACATCCCCTCCGTCtgcatcttcatcatcatcaactcATCATAATGATTATATCACTTTAAATGAAGGATCATCTCTCTCCGTAGAGAGGCCAGATCATGTTTTGATTTCACCTAATGCCATTTTCACAGCTGGTTTTTACCCAGTTGGGGAAAATGCTTATTCCTTTGCTATATGGTTCACTGAACCCTCTTGTTCTAACTGTCGCACGGTAGTCTGGATGGCTAACCGAGATGCACCCATTAATGGTAGAAACTCAAAGCTATCTCTGCTTAAAACTGGAAATCTCATATTGACTGATGCTGGTAAATCAGTTGTTTGGGCCTCCAACACTTTCTCACTCTCTTCATCTTCATTGCAGCTTTATGATACTGGTAATCTCGTTCTAATCACTACTACAAACCGCGTCATTCTATGGCAAAGCTTTGATGCACCTACAGATACCCTTCTTCCTCTGCAGCCACTCAACAGAGACTCACTTCTTGTTTCTTCAAGGAGCTTGACAAACTTTTCTTCTGGTTTCTACAAGCTAGCTTTCGATGACGATAATGTTCTTCGTCTTGTTTATGATGGTCCTGAAGTTTCAAGTGCTTTCTGGCCAGCCCATTGGCTTCTGAGCCGGGAAGCTGGGAGATCATCGTACAACAGCAGCAGAATCGCTTTACTTGACGCATTTGGCAATTTTATTTCATCAGATAATTTCACTTTCTTCTCTGCGGATTATGGAGTTCAACTTCAGCGAAGATTGACCCTTGATTTTGATGGTAATCTTCGACTGTACAGCAGAGAGAATGAGAACGGAAGCTGGGTAATTTCATGGCAAGCCTTTGCTCAACCATGCAAGATTCATGCAGCTTGCGGACCTAATAGTGTTTGCAAATATGTTCCTAGCTTTGGTAGGAAATGTTCTTGCCTCCCaggatataaaattaaaaatcctGCTGATTGGTCTTTAGGATGCGAACCAGAAATTTTGGTTTCTAGTGTTGAAACCGAGGTTATATTCATTCGATTACCTCACGTTGAAATGTATGGTTATGATTTTGGTTACTTTGAGAATTATACTCTGGAGATGTGCAAGGAAGTATGCCTACGAAGATATGATTGCAAAGGTTTCGCATTAAAATACGTCTTCCAGAACCACCCTGACAACGTTCCTTATTGTTTCCCGAAGTTACAATTGCTAAATGGATATACTACGCCAAATTTCAGAGGAGATTTTTACTTGAAAGTGCCAAAAACAAGTCCTTACAAAGACTGGTCAGCTAAAGAACTCACTCTAGATTGTCCTGCTGAAGCTACTAAGCAGCTTGAGAGAAGGTATGTTAAAACTGATGGAAACAGGTCAGAAAAATTCTTGCTTGGTTTTGTTACTACAGTTGGGATAGTTGAGATTCTTGCCATGGTTTTGGTGTGGCTTTACTTCATTGGAAGCCGGCAAAAGAGAGATGCAACTTCTGAAGACTACTTTCTTGTTGCTACTGGTTTCAGAAGATTTACCTACTCAGAGCTTAAGGCAGCAACAAGAAATTTCAGTGAAGAAATTGGCAGAGGAGCTACCGGAATTGTCTATAAAGGGATATTAGATGATCAGCGAGTTGCAGCAATCAAACGACTACACGATGCTAGCGAAGGAAAAGCTGAATTTCTAGCAGAAGTAAGCACTGTTGGGAAGCTTAATCACATGAACTTGATAGAGATGTGGGGATACTGTGCAGACGAAAAGCATAGGCTTTTGGTCTACGAGAATATGGAGAAGGGATCCTTAGCTAAAAACCTCTCTTCCATGGAACTTGATTGGAAAAAGAGGTTTAAAATTGCATTGGGCACCGCTAAAGGCCTAGCTTATTTGCATGAAGAATGCTTGGAATGGGTTCTACATTGTGATGTAAAGCCACAGAATATACTTTTGGATGCTAACTATGAGCCTAAGCTATCAGATTTTGGTCTATCTAGGCTACTAAGCAGAGGTCATGAGCTTCACAAATCAAGCTTCTCAATGATAAGAGGAACAAGAGGTTACATGGCTCCAGAGTGGATATTTAATCTGCCCATCACTTCCAAAGTGGACGTCTACAGCTATGGGGTGGTGGTGTTAGAGATGGTGACCGGAAGGAGCCCGTCGATGGCTGATAATGGGGGAGAGGTGGAGCACAAGACGTTGGTCGAATGGGTGAAAGAGAAGAAACATGGAGCTTCTGCAAGGAGTAGTTACTGGGTTGAAGAGATCACAAATCCCGCCACTGGAACGGACTATGATAGGAAGAAATTGGAAGGTCTAATTGGAGTGGCATTGAAGTGCGTGGAGGAAAGCAAAGACGCTAGACCCACCATGAACCaagtgttataa